One genomic window of Medicago truncatula cultivar Jemalong A17 chromosome 1, MtrunA17r5.0-ANR, whole genome shotgun sequence includes the following:
- the LOC25485182 gene encoding non-specific lipid transfer protein GPI-anchored 20 — translation MANSVALCHLAIILVINIVMAGPANAQINTPCNPSTISTLFTPCMGFLTGSSANGTSPTTECCGALKSLTSSGMNCLCLLVTASVPFKIPINRTLAISLPRACNMPGVPVQCKASASPLPAPGPVALGPSHSPASSPSGFIPTPSPQASSDLPASPTSSPLAPQQDTNVPLLTPPSPSVSTTGSGRSSLTPSSAITSYNVSPTVLLIALGFVALKYY, via the exons ATGGCAAATTCTGTTGCTTTATGTCACCTAGCTATAATATTGGTCATTAATATTGTCATGGCTGGACCAGCCAATGCACAAATCAACACCCCATGTAATCCTTCTACAATAAGCACTCTCTTCACACCTTGTATGGGTTTTCTTACAGGTAGTAGTGCTAATGGCACCTCACCAACCACTGAATGTTGTGGTGCTCTTAAGTCCCTAACAAGTAGTGGCATGAATTGTTTGTGTCTCCTTGTAACTGCAAGTGTTCCCTTCAAAATTCCAATCAATAGAACCTTGGCTATCTCTCTCCCCCGTGCTTGTAACATGCCTGGTGTTCCAGTTCAATGCAaag CCTCAGCTTCACCACTTCCTGCTCCTG GTCCAGTGGCTCTAGGACCATCTCATTCACCTGCATCTTCTCCCTCAGGATTTATTCCAACCCCTAGTCCTCAAG CATCTTCTGACCTACCAGCTTCACCAACTTCATCTCCTCTGGCACCACAACAAGACACAAATGTTCCTCTTTTGACTCCGCCATCGCCATCGGTGTCAACAACGGGAAGTGGCCGCTCATCTTTGACTCCATCATCTGCCATTACATCTTACAATGTCTCACCTACTGTTCTATTGATTGCACTGGGATTTGTTGCTCTCAAATATTACTAG
- the LOC112418665 gene encoding uncharacterized protein: MIKRLKHRNLAQDLWIWHAFFGVAGSNNDINVLNQSDVFNNVMQGRAPEVHFSVNRTEYNMGYYLSDGIYPEWATFVKSIPMPQGDKRKLFAQHQEGARKDIERAFGVLQSRFAIIRNPARSWHLDALKRIMGRCIILHNMIVEDKRATYGGTFDYSYDHLGNGPTAPPDDSNNDFQEFLRRRHNVRDKQIHRQLQQDLIEHIWKHFGHENIHI, from the coding sequence ATGATCAAGAGATTGAAACACCGCAACCTTGCACAAGACCTATGGATTTGGCACGCATTCTTTGGGGTAGCGGGTTCAAACAACGATATCAATGTGTTGAACCAATCTGATGTCTTCAACAATGTTATGCAGGGGCGAGCTCCTGAGGTCCATTTTTCAGTTAATCGTACAGAATACAACATGGGGTATTATCTATCAGATGGCATTTATCCTGAATGGGCAACATTTGTGAAAAGCATCCCAATGCCACAAGGGGATAAGAGAAAATTATTTGCCCAACACCAAGAAGGTGCTCGAAAGGATATCGAACGAGCGTTTGGAGTTCTCCAATCCCGATTTGCGATCATACGTAACCCAGCTCGATCTTGGCACTTGGATGCACTTAAACGTATAATGGGTAGGTGCATCATATTACACAACATGATTGTTGAAGATAAACGTGCAACATATGGTGGAACCTTTGATTATTCTTATGATCATCTAGGCAATGGCCCGACTGCACCACCAGATGATTCTAATAATGATTTTCAAGAGTTCTTGCGTAGAAGACACAATGTTCGCGATAAGcaaattcatcgacaacttcaACAAGACTTAATAGAACATATATGGAAACATTTTGGGCATGAGAATATTCACATctag
- the LOC25485183 gene encoding non-specific lipid transfer protein GPI-anchored 5 isoform X1, translating to MALVKLTMGLVFVTLTLLCAGVTAQSNCTDALMSLMPCLGYVRGNSPTPTAGCCTQLANVVKSQPECLCLIIGSDLGSSLGINKTLALALPAACNVETPPVSQCETVANPPAGSRTVPPTAGGSSGVNSDSKMGQPEPRRKIHKPFWLKDFHLK from the exons ATGGCACTAGTAAAATTGACTATGGGTCTTGTTTTTGTTACATTAACTTTGCTCTGTGCAGGTGTTACGGCACAATCAAATTGCACGGATGCGTTAATGAGTTTGATGCCATGCCTAGGCTACGTCAGGGGGAACTCACCAACACCAACTGCAGGGTGCTGCACACAACTTGCTAATGTTGTGAAATCACAACCAGAATGCCTCTGCCTGATTATTGGCAGCGATTTAGGATCATCACTAGGGATCAACAAAACTCTAGCTCTTGCCTTACCTGCCGCTTGCAATGTGGAGACCCCACCCGTCAGTCAATGCGAAA CAGTAGCCAATCCACCAGCTGGATCCAGAACCGTGCCACCAACAGCTGGTGGCTCGTCGGGGGTAAATTCTGATAGCAAGATGGGGCAACCTGAACCAAGGAGGAAGATCCATAAGCCATTTTGGCTAAAGGATTTCCATTTAAAATAA
- the LOC25485183 gene encoding non-specific lipid transfer protein GPI-anchored 5 isoform X2 has product MALVKLTMGLVFVTLTLLCAGVTAQSNCTDALMSLMPCLGYVRGNSPTPTAGCCTQLANVVKSQPECLCLIIGSDLGSSLGINKTLALALPAACNVETPPVSQCEIANPPAGSRTVPPTAGGSSGVNSDSKMGQPEPRRKIHKPFWLKDFHLK; this is encoded by the exons ATGGCACTAGTAAAATTGACTATGGGTCTTGTTTTTGTTACATTAACTTTGCTCTGTGCAGGTGTTACGGCACAATCAAATTGCACGGATGCGTTAATGAGTTTGATGCCATGCCTAGGCTACGTCAGGGGGAACTCACCAACACCAACTGCAGGGTGCTGCACACAACTTGCTAATGTTGTGAAATCACAACCAGAATGCCTCTGCCTGATTATTGGCAGCGATTTAGGATCATCACTAGGGATCAACAAAACTCTAGCTCTTGCCTTACCTGCCGCTTGCAATGTGGAGACCCCACCCGTCAGTCAATGCGAAA TAGCCAATCCACCAGCTGGATCCAGAACCGTGCCACCAACAGCTGGTGGCTCGTCGGGGGTAAATTCTGATAGCAAGATGGGGCAACCTGAACCAAGGAGGAAGATCCATAAGCCATTTTGGCTAAAGGATTTCCATTTAAAATAA
- the LOC25485184 gene encoding non-specific lipid transfer protein GPI-anchored 5 isoform X1 yields MAQVKFNIGLVLVTLTLLYASGTAQSSCTNEIASLLSCLDYVTGNSSAPTIGCCTQLANVVKSQPECLCLIIGGKGSSLGINQTLALALPAACNVQTPPVSLCKIANPPAGSRTVPLTDSGSSGGNSVKLSTPMLFVTFAATYICFNFQDILAYCFFRSYRSPI; encoded by the exons ATGGCACAAGTAAAATTCAATATAGGTCTTGTTTTGGTTACATTAACCTTGCTCTATGCAAGTGGTACGGCACAATCAAGTTGCACGAATGAGATAGCGAGTCTCTTATCGTGCCTAGATTACGTCACCGGGAACTCATCAGCACCAACTATAGGGTGTTGCACACAACTTGCTAATGTTGTGAAATCACAACCAGAATGTCTTTGCTTGATTATTGGCGGGAAAGGATCATCACTGGGGATTAACCAAACCCTAGCTCTTGCCTTACCTGCTGCTTGCAATGTGCAGACCCCACCCGTCAGTCTATGCAAAA TAGCCAATCCACCAGCTGGATCCAGAACCGTGCCACTAACAGACAGTGGCTCATCCGGGGGAAATTCCGTCAAGCTATCAACCCCTATGTTGTTCGTTACTTTTGCAGCAACATATATATGCTTCAACTTCCAGGACATACTGGCTTATTGTTTTTTTCGTTCATATAGATCTCCCATTTAG
- the LOC25485184 gene encoding non-specific lipid transfer protein GPI-anchored 5 isoform X2 produces the protein MAQVKFNIGLVLVTLTLLYASGTAQSSCTNEIASLLSCLDYVTGNSSAPTIGCCTQLANVVKSQPECLCLIIGGKGSSLGINQTLALALPAACNVQTPPVSLCKTNPPAGSRTVPLTDSGSSGGNSVKLSTPMLFVTFAATYICFNFQDILAYCFFRSYRSPI, from the exons ATGGCACAAGTAAAATTCAATATAGGTCTTGTTTTGGTTACATTAACCTTGCTCTATGCAAGTGGTACGGCACAATCAAGTTGCACGAATGAGATAGCGAGTCTCTTATCGTGCCTAGATTACGTCACCGGGAACTCATCAGCACCAACTATAGGGTGTTGCACACAACTTGCTAATGTTGTGAAATCACAACCAGAATGTCTTTGCTTGATTATTGGCGGGAAAGGATCATCACTGGGGATTAACCAAACCCTAGCTCTTGCCTTACCTGCTGCTTGCAATGTGCAGACCCCACCCGTCAGTCTATGCAAAA CCAATCCACCAGCTGGATCCAGAACCGTGCCACTAACAGACAGTGGCTCATCCGGGGGAAATTCCGTCAAGCTATCAACCCCTATGTTGTTCGTTACTTTTGCAGCAACATATATATGCTTCAACTTCCAGGACATACTGGCTTATTGTTTTTTTCGTTCATATAGATCTCCCATTTAG